A window of the Microbacterium sp. AZCO genome harbors these coding sequences:
- the manD gene encoding D-mannonate dehydratase ManD, producing MRIEQAEVIVTSPDRNFVTLKLTTDDGLTGLGDATLNGRELAVVAYLQEHVVPLLIGRDAHRIEDTWQFLYRSAYWRRGPVTMAAIAAVDMALWDLKGKAAGLPVYQLLGGASRTGLLAYGHASGRDIPELFDSVREHQEKGYKAIRIQTGVPGLKSIYGIASNATYEANAGVRYDHEPAQRGGLPNEEDWDTRSYLRHVPTVFEAVRNEFGPELPLLHDGHHRMTPIQAAQLGKSLEPYDLFWLEDCTPAENQEALRLVRQHTTTPLAIGEIFNTVWDYQQIVREQLIDYVRSAVTHTGGITHLKKVLDYASQYQIKSGMHGPTDISPVGMAAAMHLGLAIHNFGIQEYMQHGDKTDAVFQQSYTWKDGMLHPGDKPGLGVDLDVDAAGTYPYVRAYLPYNRLADGTVHDW from the coding sequence ATGCGCATCGAACAGGCCGAAGTCATCGTCACCAGCCCCGACCGCAACTTCGTGACGCTCAAGCTGACGACCGACGACGGCCTGACGGGTCTCGGAGATGCGACGCTCAACGGGCGCGAGCTGGCGGTCGTCGCGTACCTGCAGGAGCACGTCGTGCCGCTGCTGATCGGGCGCGACGCGCACCGCATCGAGGACACCTGGCAGTTCCTGTACCGCAGCGCGTACTGGCGCCGGGGGCCCGTCACGATGGCGGCGATCGCCGCCGTCGACATGGCGCTCTGGGACCTGAAGGGCAAGGCTGCGGGTCTCCCCGTGTACCAGCTGCTCGGCGGCGCCTCGCGCACGGGGCTGCTGGCCTACGGGCACGCGTCGGGCCGCGACATCCCGGAGCTGTTCGACAGCGTGCGGGAGCACCAGGAGAAGGGCTACAAGGCGATCCGCATCCAGACCGGCGTGCCGGGCCTGAAATCCATCTACGGCATCGCCTCCAACGCGACCTACGAGGCGAACGCGGGCGTCCGCTACGACCACGAGCCGGCGCAGCGGGGCGGCCTGCCCAACGAGGAGGACTGGGACACCCGGTCGTATCTGCGGCACGTGCCGACCGTCTTCGAGGCCGTCCGCAACGAGTTCGGCCCCGAGCTCCCCCTCCTCCACGACGGACACCACCGGATGACCCCGATCCAGGCGGCCCAGCTGGGCAAGTCGCTCGAGCCGTACGACCTGTTCTGGCTGGAGGACTGCACACCGGCCGAGAACCAGGAGGCCCTGCGCCTCGTGCGGCAGCACACCACCACGCCGCTCGCGATCGGCGAGATCTTCAACACCGTGTGGGATTACCAGCAGATCGTCCGCGAGCAGCTCATCGACTACGTCCGCTCGGCCGTCACGCACACCGGCGGCATCACGCACCTGAAGAAGGTGCTCGACTACGCCTCGCAGTACCAGATCAAATCGGGCATGCACGGGCCGACCGACATCTCGCCCGTCGGGATGGCCGCGGCGATGCACCTGGGCCTCGCGATCCACAACTTCGGCATCCAGGAGTACATGCAGCACGGCGACAAGACCGATGCCGTCTTCCAGCAGTCCTACACCTGGAAGGACGGGATGCTGCACCCGGGTGACAAACCCGGGCTGGGCGTCGACCTCGACGTCGACGCGGCCGGCACCTACCCGTACGTCCGCGCCTACCTCCCCTACAACCGGCTCGCGGACGGCACCGTCCACGACTGGTGA
- a CDS encoding MFS transporter, protein MNDHDDLTATEEERILIAAATSRPTTAGPAAGPVTTNLPTTDGPTKKVSKSFILWLFFLNFGASMAFIVPMSYSLALRIQELAPGHEEYLGYATGIAQVVFIVTSPLVGIWSDRTRTRLGRRKPFIIGGIIVGLLGLLVIGLSPSIPIMIVGWVIAMLGWANVGSTVLFIQADQLPEIQRGRVSALTGVAAQVAPIIGIGLVYAVVNVSLVAVFLLPGIVGGILALLFVFFGKDPDSRNLPVPTERISLKKIFGSFVFNPRKYPDFGWNWLGRFVFFVGLYFNTTFGTFFYSQRLGVPVSQVAGLVAIIGLLGIVAAVVGAIGGGWLSDKLGRRKLFVAIGAGLFAIGAVIEATAYAMPNLIAGAVVMNLALAAFGAVDQAIVMAILPDRAEAGRYMAVVQFAQKIPSGIAPLIASVIITIGAVEGVKNYTLLYLIGGACAVLGGLIILLKVKAVR, encoded by the coding sequence ATGAACGACCACGACGACCTCACGGCGACCGAGGAGGAGCGCATCCTCATCGCCGCCGCGACGAGCCGCCCCACGACGGCCGGCCCGGCGGCCGGGCCCGTCACGACCAACCTGCCGACGACCGACGGCCCCACGAAGAAGGTCTCGAAGAGCTTCATCCTGTGGCTCTTCTTCCTCAACTTCGGCGCCTCGATGGCCTTCATCGTGCCGATGTCGTACTCGCTCGCGCTGCGTATCCAGGAGCTCGCACCCGGGCACGAGGAGTACCTCGGCTACGCCACCGGCATCGCTCAGGTCGTCTTCATCGTCACGTCGCCGCTCGTCGGCATCTGGAGCGACCGCACCCGGACGCGACTCGGCCGCCGCAAGCCGTTCATCATCGGCGGCATCATCGTCGGCCTTCTCGGCCTCCTGGTCATCGGCCTCTCGCCCAGCATCCCGATCATGATCGTCGGCTGGGTCATCGCGATGCTCGGCTGGGCCAACGTCGGATCCACCGTCCTCTTCATCCAGGCCGACCAGCTGCCCGAGATCCAGCGCGGGCGGGTCTCCGCCCTCACCGGGGTCGCGGCGCAGGTCGCCCCGATCATCGGCATCGGCCTCGTCTACGCCGTCGTCAACGTCAGCCTCGTCGCGGTCTTCCTCCTCCCCGGCATCGTCGGCGGCATCCTGGCACTCCTGTTCGTGTTCTTCGGGAAGGACCCCGACTCCCGCAACCTGCCGGTGCCGACCGAGCGCATCTCGCTCAAGAAGATCTTCGGCAGCTTCGTCTTCAACCCCCGCAAGTACCCCGACTTCGGGTGGAACTGGCTCGGTCGCTTCGTCTTCTTCGTGGGCCTGTACTTCAACACGACGTTCGGCACCTTCTTCTACTCGCAGCGCCTCGGCGTGCCCGTCTCACAGGTGGCCGGACTCGTCGCGATCATCGGCCTCCTCGGCATCGTGGCGGCCGTCGTCGGCGCGATCGGCGGCGGCTGGCTCTCCGACAAGCTCGGACGCCGCAAGCTCTTCGTGGCGATCGGCGCCGGACTCTTCGCGATCGGCGCGGTCATCGAGGCCACCGCGTATGCGATGCCCAATCTCATCGCCGGCGCCGTCGTCATGAACCTCGCCCTCGCCGCCTTCGGCGCCGTCGACCAGGCGATCGTCATGGCGATCCTCCCCGACCGCGCCGAGGCCGGCCGCTACATGGCCGTCGTGCAGTTCGCGCAGAAGATCCCCAGCGGCATCGCACCGCTCATCGCCTCCGTCATCATCACGATCGGCGCCGTCGAGGGCGTGAAGAACTACACGCTCCTTTATCTCATCGGCGGCGCCTGCGCCGTCCTCGGCGGACTCATCATCCTGCTCAAGGTCAAGGCGGTCCGCTGA
- a CDS encoding SDR family oxidoreductase has translation MSFPFADVSTRTIPDLISLSGRRAVVTGGAQGLGRAIADRLAEAGASVAIADLDLRRAADAAAAVAGASGALTIGVQMDVADSASVHDAADAVTEGLGGVDIWVNNAGVFPSVPVVEMSDEQWDRVFAVNARGVRNGAREAALRMTEGGVVVNVVSTAGFRGTAPGLSAYVASKHAVRGMTKQMALEFAPRGIRVLGVAPSYVPTEGNLAAAAAAMENLAAAGIDMSSVPAAMTQSLIGRVGTPDDIARVVLFCASDLSMIMTGSTLLADAGETI, from the coding sequence ATGAGCTTCCCCTTCGCAGACGTCTCCACCCGGACGATTCCCGACCTCATCTCGCTCAGCGGCCGCCGCGCCGTCGTGACCGGGGGAGCGCAGGGACTCGGCCGGGCCATCGCCGACCGGCTCGCCGAGGCGGGGGCCTCGGTGGCGATCGCCGACCTCGACCTTCGGCGCGCTGCGGATGCCGCGGCCGCCGTCGCGGGGGCATCCGGTGCGCTGACGATCGGCGTCCAGATGGACGTCGCCGACTCGGCGTCGGTGCACGATGCCGCCGACGCAGTGACGGAGGGACTCGGCGGCGTCGACATCTGGGTGAACAACGCCGGCGTCTTCCCCAGCGTCCCGGTCGTCGAGATGAGCGACGAGCAGTGGGACCGGGTCTTCGCCGTCAATGCGCGCGGCGTGCGCAACGGGGCCCGAGAAGCGGCCCTGCGGATGACGGAGGGCGGCGTGGTCGTCAACGTGGTCTCCACGGCGGGCTTCCGCGGTACGGCTCCCGGGCTCTCGGCCTACGTCGCGTCCAAGCACGCGGTGCGCGGCATGACCAAGCAGATGGCGCTCGAGTTCGCTCCCCGCGGCATCCGCGTGCTCGGCGTGGCACCCTCCTACGTGCCCACGGAGGGCAACCTGGCTGCCGCGGCGGCCGCGATGGAGAACCTCGCCGCGGCCGGCATCGATATGTCGAGCGTGCCCGCGGCGATGACGCAGAGCCTCATCGGACGCGTCGGCACCCCCGACGACATCGCCCGCGTGGTGCTGTTCTGCGCCAGCGATCTCTCCATGATCATGACGGGGAGCACACTGCTCGCCGACGCCGGGGAGACCATCTGA